In a single window of the Natronosalvus caseinilyticus genome:
- a CDS encoding ABC transporter permease: MSTERFRLTDEKKAHYGRFARQFRRNQKAIIGLLIVVALFTTAILAPFVVPHDPEATNVQDRELAPSLEHPMGTDDLGRDIFSRVMMGARISLYVGFTSISAAMVMGTTIGVVAGYYQGLIDEGLMRGMDAMMSFPPILLALTIVAVLEPSLNNVILALTFVYTPFIARVARSAALSVRNESFVEAAVARGESDGYIIFREVLPNCVGPLLVQGSINVAFTMLLEASLSFLGLGVQPPTPSWGLMINQGWSFMGDAPWLVFFPAGAIAVAVIGFNLLGDGLRDVLDPKGEIIE, translated from the coding sequence ATGTCGACCGAACGTTTCCGGCTGACGGACGAAAAGAAGGCCCACTACGGCCGATTCGCCCGCCAGTTCCGCCGGAACCAGAAGGCGATAATCGGGTTGCTCATCGTCGTCGCGCTCTTCACGACGGCCATACTCGCGCCGTTCGTCGTTCCCCACGACCCCGAGGCGACGAACGTCCAGGACCGAGAGCTCGCGCCGTCGCTCGAGCACCCGATGGGGACCGACGACCTCGGCCGCGACATCTTCAGTCGCGTAATGATGGGGGCCCGGATCTCGTTATACGTCGGGTTCACCTCGATCAGCGCGGCGATGGTCATGGGGACGACCATCGGCGTCGTCGCCGGCTACTACCAGGGGCTGATCGACGAGGGACTCATGCGCGGCATGGACGCGATGATGTCGTTCCCGCCGATCCTGCTGGCGCTGACCATCGTCGCCGTCCTCGAGCCGAGTCTCAACAACGTGATCCTCGCGCTCACGTTCGTGTACACGCCGTTCATCGCCAGGGTCGCCCGCAGCGCGGCGCTGTCGGTGCGCAACGAATCGTTCGTCGAAGCCGCCGTCGCCCGCGGGGAGAGCGACGGTTACATCATCTTCCGGGAGGTGCTGCCCAACTGCGTCGGCCCGCTGCTCGTCCAGGGATCAATCAACGTCGCGTTCACCATGTTGCTCGAGGCGAGCCTCTCGTTCCTCGGGCTGGGCGTCCAGCCGCCGACCCCCTCGTGGGGCCTGATGATCAACCAGGGCTGGTCGTTCATGGGCGACGCGCCGTGGCTCGTGTTCTTCCCGGCGGGAGCGATCGCCGTCGCCGTCATCGGGTTCAACCTGCTGGGTGACGGCCTCCGCGACGTCCTCGATCCCAAGGGGGAGATCATCGAATGA
- a CDS encoding ABC transporter ATP-binding protein, with the protein MGKLELRDLTKVFDGGGNDIVAVDELNVTIEDGDFLVLVGPSGCGKSTTLRCIAGLERATSGEIRLDGRNITDAKPKDRDMAMVFQNYALYPHMTVRKNIGYGLKITTDLSSDEIDKRVESTAKLLEISDLLDQKPKELSGGQQQRVALGRAIIREPEVFLMDEPLSNLDAKLRTQMRTEIQQLQQNMDVTTIYVTHDQTEAMTMGDKIAILNGGKLQQIGTPLECYHKPDNQFVAGFIGSPSMNFLDVTRDGDRLINDAFEYELSEETVSLLEEAADQLTLGIRPEHIELTDGSEPNAIVTQVDVVEPMGEVTYAYIELGDQIYTLSVDGETRIGAGDDIAVVFPEEKIHLFDDRSGVSIKNSTTADHVEPAQHL; encoded by the coding sequence ATGGGCAAACTCGAATTACGCGACTTGACGAAGGTATTCGACGGAGGCGGTAACGACATCGTCGCCGTCGACGAATTGAACGTCACGATCGAAGACGGCGACTTTCTGGTCCTCGTGGGACCCTCCGGCTGTGGGAAGTCGACGACGCTCCGATGCATCGCCGGCCTGGAGCGGGCGACCAGCGGCGAGATACGGCTCGACGGCCGGAACATCACTGACGCCAAACCGAAGGATCGGGACATGGCGATGGTGTTCCAGAACTACGCACTGTATCCCCACATGACGGTCCGGAAAAACATCGGGTACGGACTGAAGATCACGACGGACCTCTCGAGCGACGAAATCGACAAACGCGTGGAATCGACGGCCAAACTCCTCGAAATTAGCGACCTCCTCGATCAGAAGCCAAAGGAGCTCTCTGGCGGCCAGCAACAGCGCGTGGCGCTGGGACGGGCAATCATCCGTGAACCTGAAGTATTCTTGATGGACGAGCCGCTGTCGAACCTCGACGCCAAGCTTCGAACGCAAATGCGGACGGAGATCCAGCAACTCCAGCAGAACATGGACGTCACCACGATCTACGTCACGCACGACCAGACCGAGGCGATGACCATGGGCGACAAAATCGCCATCCTCAACGGCGGGAAACTGCAACAGATCGGTACGCCGCTCGAGTGTTACCACAAACCCGACAACCAGTTCGTCGCCGGGTTCATCGGTTCGCCGTCGATGAACTTTCTCGACGTAACCCGTGACGGGGATCGATTGATCAACGACGCGTTCGAGTACGAACTGTCCGAAGAGACAGTATCGTTGCTCGAAGAAGCGGCCGACCAGCTGACCCTCGGCATTCGACCCGAACACATCGAACTGACCGATGGAAGCGAACCGAACGCGATCGTGACCCAGGTAGACGTCGTCGAACCGATGGGGGAAGTGACCTATGCCTACATCGAACTTGGAGATCAGATTTACACGCTTAGCGTCGATGGCGAGACGCGTATCGGTGCGGGAGACGACATCGCCGTAGTGTTTCCGGAGGAGAAGATTCACCTCTTCGACGACCGGTCGGGGGTATCGATCAAGAATAGTACGACGGCGGACCACGTCGAACCGGCCCAGCATCTCTAG
- a CDS encoding type 1 glutamine amidotransferase: MRLACIQPPNRFDYATAIQRIVTDRFPDVEFRVLDPRRDQLHSVVNADAVIVTGSHARINRRPPFLVHLEDATRAAIAEAIPILGVCFGHQVVTSVLGGTIETLPERSAGFEDIDLTEAGSNHDLFAGFDRTITSFCWHRDHVREPPLDARVLATNRTGVQAFESTRVPALGIQFHPEFDRSMVEIILRDRLASDRCRQHLSRSATPDRYAKAQESRRLYTRFLEQYVVD, encoded by the coding sequence ATGAGACTCGCGTGCATTCAACCCCCCAACCGGTTCGACTACGCAACGGCGATCCAGCGCATCGTTACCGATCGATTCCCGGACGTCGAGTTTCGCGTCCTCGACCCCCGACGCGATCAGTTGCACTCAGTAGTCAATGCCGATGCGGTGATCGTCACCGGCTCTCACGCGCGCATCAACCGACGGCCCCCGTTCCTCGTCCACCTCGAGGACGCGACCCGCGCCGCCATCGCCGAAGCGATTCCGATCCTCGGCGTGTGTTTCGGCCACCAAGTCGTTACGTCGGTGCTCGGCGGCACGATCGAGACGCTCCCGGAGCGTTCGGCCGGATTCGAGGACATCGACCTGACCGAAGCGGGATCGAACCACGACCTGTTCGCCGGTTTCGACCGCACCATCACGTCGTTTTGCTGGCACCGCGACCACGTTCGGGAACCGCCACTGGACGCGCGAGTCCTCGCGACGAATCGAACTGGCGTACAGGCGTTCGAATCGACCAGGGTGCCCGCTCTCGGCATTCAGTTCCACCCCGAATTCGATCGGTCCATGGTCGAGATCATCCTCCGCGACCGGCTGGCTTCGGACCGGTGTCGCCAGCACCTCTCGCGCTCGGCCACGCCCGACCGGTACGCGAAGGCACAGGAGTCCAGACGACTCTACACGCGCTTCCTCGAGCAGTACGTCGTGGACTGA
- a CDS encoding IclR family transcriptional regulator — translation MNDHETGSARTLETVARACDVIETLEKRDGVGVTELATALDLSKSSAHSYLNTLREKRLVVKRGDTYHLSLEFLYLGKSVRHRHVLFEHGKSTVDRLAERSGEYAHLMCEQHGLERNIYKVPGENAVGDDYHTAKEQKPDFLHFTSTGKAVLAHLPETRVRSIVDSYGLVRKTEHTITDLDALLAELESIRQRGYAVNDEEEIKGIRAVGAPIRSANGEVLGAISVSGPTSRLNGEYYHDELPHMVMESANVTEASINMSTASETL, via the coding sequence ATGAACGACCACGAAACCGGTTCCGCCCGGACCCTCGAGACCGTCGCTCGAGCCTGTGACGTGATCGAAACGCTCGAGAAACGCGACGGCGTCGGGGTGACCGAACTGGCGACGGCGCTCGACCTCTCGAAGAGTTCGGCCCACTCCTACCTCAACACGCTTCGGGAGAAACGGCTGGTGGTCAAACGCGGCGACACCTACCACCTCAGCCTCGAGTTCCTCTATCTCGGCAAATCGGTTCGCCATCGGCACGTCCTCTTCGAGCACGGCAAGTCGACGGTCGACCGCCTCGCCGAGCGGAGCGGCGAGTACGCCCACCTGATGTGCGAACAGCACGGCCTCGAGCGAAACATCTATAAAGTCCCGGGGGAGAACGCCGTTGGCGACGACTACCACACGGCGAAGGAACAGAAACCGGACTTTCTCCACTTCACGTCGACCGGGAAGGCCGTTCTCGCACACCTCCCCGAGACTCGGGTTCGATCGATCGTCGACAGCTACGGGCTAGTCCGGAAGACAGAACACACCATCACCGACCTGGACGCGTTGCTCGCGGAGCTCGAGTCGATACGCCAACGCGGATACGCGGTCAACGACGAGGAGGAGATCAAGGGCATTCGTGCTGTCGGTGCCCCAATCCGAAGCGCGAACGGCGAGGTGCTCGGGGCGATCAGCGTGTCGGGCCCGACCAGTCGACTCAACGGCGAGTACTACCACGACGAATTACCCCACATGGTCATGGAGAGCGCGAACGTGACCGAAGCGAGTATCAACATGTCCACTGCCAGCGAAACTCTGTGA
- a CDS encoding ABC transporter permease, whose translation MAFVSYLAKRLGFMAITLFLVSLITFGLTNILPGNVALLILGPNANDASIAQLEAQLGLDQPLYLQYVDWVVGMLQGDMGTSLRYGTPVVDLIGVRLPRSLLLAVSATIVSVSLSIPLGVIAAVKKNTPTDLTASMLAFVGLSLPIFLWGLVFIYVFALTLGGFPTRGYVSPMEDPVAAAHHLALPASAMGVALTAYIMRMTRSSMIDELSEDYVEFARSKGLSERAVVIRHALKNAAIPVITVIAFQFSYAFGGVVVLEQVFSWPGIGQLTLTAIENRDIPLLQGCIIVIALIYMVSNFLADTFYAYVDPRIRYGGSE comes from the coding sequence ATGGCGTTCGTTAGCTACCTGGCCAAGCGCCTCGGGTTCATGGCGATCACGCTGTTCCTCGTATCGCTCATCACCTTCGGGCTCACGAACATCCTGCCCGGGAACGTGGCGCTGTTGATCCTCGGTCCGAACGCAAACGATGCGTCGATCGCCCAGCTCGAGGCGCAGCTGGGGCTCGATCAGCCGCTGTATTTGCAGTACGTCGACTGGGTCGTCGGCATGCTCCAGGGAGACATGGGCACGTCCCTCCGGTACGGGACGCCGGTCGTCGACCTGATCGGCGTCAGACTGCCGCGGTCGTTACTCCTCGCCGTCTCCGCGACGATCGTGTCGGTGAGTCTGTCGATCCCGCTCGGCGTCATCGCCGCGGTCAAGAAGAACACGCCGACTGACCTGACGGCGTCGATGCTCGCGTTCGTCGGCCTCTCGCTTCCCATCTTCCTGTGGGGACTGGTGTTCATCTACGTGTTCGCGCTCACCCTCGGCGGCTTCCCGACCCGCGGGTACGTCTCGCCGATGGAGGATCCCGTAGCGGCAGCCCACCACCTCGCACTGCCCGCGAGCGCGATGGGCGTCGCACTGACGGCCTACATCATGCGCATGACGCGCTCGAGCATGATCGACGAACTGAGCGAGGACTACGTCGAATTCGCCCGGTCGAAAGGGCTCAGCGAGCGGGCGGTCGTGATTCGCCACGCGCTGAAAAATGCCGCAATTCCCGTCATCACGGTCATCGCGTTCCAGTTCAGTTACGCCTTCGGGGGCGTCGTCGTCCTCGAGCAGGTGTTCTCCTGGCCGGGCATCGGTCAGTTGACGCTGACGGCCATCGAGAACCGCGACATTCCCCTCTTGCAGGGGTGTATCATCGTGATTGCACTGATCTACATGGTCTCGAACTTCCTCGCGGACACGTTCTACGCGTACGTCGATCCACGAATCCGCTACGGAGGCTCGGAGTAA
- a CDS encoding IclR family transcriptional regulator, producing the protein MSEQSTPTKGGRRIQAVETTCELLDALRERGGSGVSELARETGYSKATVHSHLATLLDNEFVVKRGNGYEISLKFVDFGEFAKNGVAIHEIARQEVDKLAEQTGEVAQFMVEEHGRGVYLHKARGANAIRTASYTGERKDLHCTALGKAILAQLPRDRVEEIIEEHGLPAHTENTVSTREALFDQLERIRQENVAYDDEEVLSGLRCVAAPIVYKNGDIQGAISISGPTSRFKRDRFREELPEIVRSAANVIEVNSTQV; encoded by the coding sequence ATGAGCGAGCAATCGACGCCAACGAAAGGGGGACGCCGGATACAGGCGGTGGAAACCACGTGTGAACTGCTCGATGCACTTCGTGAACGAGGCGGTTCGGGCGTCTCCGAACTCGCTCGAGAGACCGGCTACTCCAAGGCGACCGTTCACTCCCATCTGGCGACGCTCCTGGATAACGAGTTCGTGGTCAAACGCGGAAACGGCTACGAAATCAGCCTCAAATTCGTCGATTTCGGCGAGTTCGCGAAGAACGGCGTTGCGATTCACGAGATCGCCAGACAGGAGGTCGATAAACTGGCCGAACAGACCGGTGAAGTAGCGCAGTTCATGGTCGAAGAGCACGGCCGTGGCGTCTACCTCCACAAGGCCCGCGGAGCGAACGCTATTCGAACCGCCTCCTACACCGGTGAACGAAAGGATCTTCACTGCACCGCACTGGGGAAGGCGATTCTCGCCCAACTCCCGCGAGACCGCGTCGAGGAGATTATCGAGGAGCACGGTTTGCCCGCACACACCGAGAACACGGTGTCGACGCGGGAAGCGCTGTTCGACCAACTCGAGAGGATCCGTCAGGAGAATGTGGCCTATGACGACGAGGAGGTCCTCTCCGGTCTCCGATGCGTTGCGGCGCCGATCGTGTACAAGAACGGAGACATACAGGGTGCGATCAGCATTTCGGGGCCGACCAGTCGGTTCAAACGGGATCGCTTTCGCGAGGAGTTGCCGGAAATCGTCCGAAGTGCGGCGAACGTAATCGAAGTGAACTCGACGCAGGTGTGA
- a CDS encoding Zn-dependent hydrolase yields the protein MMVSEERLRADIEANARFGALADVDGRGRTVLTGTEANELARDRFVDRLEDAGLEVRIDAVGNVVGRWDPPEADSTAAPVASGSHLDSVPVGGIFDGPLGVYAALEAVRAIRESDQSLDRPIDVVCFSEEEGQRFGNGLLGSSVATGRTTVDEALAFEDDSGTVLEDALEHIGYRGSGRLNAAAWDAWLELHVEQGTKLERAGASAGVVTSITGITHCYVDVAGEADHAGSTPMDDRSDALAAASEIVLDVEDAANRIVADHSASAVGTVGKASVSPNATNVIPGSVRLGVDVRDVEPESMESLVEALEESARRVEAERVVDVTVTRPYDIPPEPMAPRCRDAMLEAGAASGVETLRMHSGAAHDTMNVARVTDAGLLFAPSRDGLSHNPQEWTEWTDCARATAVLAEAIARLADS from the coding sequence ATGATGGTCTCCGAGGAGAGGCTTCGGGCCGACATCGAAGCGAACGCCCGGTTCGGCGCGTTAGCGGACGTCGACGGCCGCGGGCGAACGGTACTGACGGGAACGGAAGCGAACGAACTGGCGCGCGATCGGTTCGTCGACCGACTCGAGGACGCAGGTCTCGAGGTACGAATCGACGCCGTCGGCAACGTCGTCGGCCGGTGGGACCCGCCCGAAGCCGATTCGACGGCGGCCCCTGTCGCGTCGGGAAGCCACCTGGACTCGGTGCCGGTCGGCGGCATCTTCGATGGCCCACTCGGCGTCTACGCGGCGCTCGAGGCCGTCCGGGCGATCCGGGAGTCAGACCAATCCCTCGACCGGCCGATCGACGTGGTGTGCTTCTCCGAGGAGGAAGGACAGCGATTTGGCAACGGATTGCTCGGTTCGTCGGTCGCGACGGGCCGGACGACCGTCGACGAGGCGCTCGCCTTCGAGGACGATTCGGGGACGGTGCTCGAGGACGCTCTCGAGCACATTGGCTATCGCGGCTCGGGACGCCTCAACGCTGCCGCGTGGGACGCCTGGCTCGAACTGCACGTTGAACAGGGGACGAAACTCGAGCGGGCGGGAGCGTCGGCGGGCGTCGTCACGTCGATCACGGGAATCACCCACTGTTACGTCGACGTCGCCGGCGAAGCCGACCACGCGGGATCGACGCCGATGGACGACCGGAGCGACGCCCTCGCCGCCGCGAGCGAAATCGTCCTCGACGTCGAGGACGCAGCCAATCGAATCGTCGCCGACCACTCGGCGTCCGCGGTCGGCACCGTCGGAAAGGCGTCAGTCTCGCCGAACGCGACGAACGTCATTCCGGGGTCGGTCCGGCTGGGGGTCGACGTCCGGGACGTCGAACCCGAATCGATGGAGTCACTCGTCGAGGCGCTCGAGGAGAGTGCGCGGCGGGTCGAGGCCGAGCGCGTCGTCGACGTAACGGTGACCCGACCGTACGACATCCCGCCGGAACCGATGGCTCCCCGGTGTCGTGACGCGATGCTCGAGGCGGGCGCGGCGTCCGGCGTCGAGACCCTCCGGATGCACTCCGGCGCGGCTCACGACACGATGAACGTCGCGCGGGTAACCGATGCGGGACTGTTGTTCGCCCCGTCTCGAGATGGGCTCTCCCACAACCCCCAGGAGTGGACCGAATGGACGGATTGTGCCAGGGCGACGGCCGTCCTCGCGGAGGCGATTGCTCGACTGGCCGATTCTTGA
- a CDS encoding ABC transporter ATP-binding protein → MTSRHTIDSTDGSGGTDDTVTATGDAIASDPLLAVEDLRTQFRTEDGVVTAVDDVSFDLERGEVMGIVGESGAGKSVTAKSIMRLIRYPGEIVSGSVTFDGTDLLTLTEKEMRSVRGNRITLIPQDPMTSLNPVLTVGQQIVETIRLHQDVGESEAREIAIEAMEEVEIPDPASRIDEYPHEFSGGMRQRVLIAIGLACEPDLIIADEPTTALDVTTQAKILDLLNDLREERGVSILMITHNLGVVAQTCDRVGVMYAGNLVETGRVDDVFEQPRHPYTRTLIDAIPAVDSDRNRLYALGGSMPDLKALPDGCNFADRCPHAVEACRSGRDPPLEPVVGAPPGAQAACIRTDELDLSEPAVEEGVERRHRETRSDAEPLLEVRDLQKHFSAGDGFFGNLSLARTESGGLTLERRYVEAVDGVSFTIDRCETVGLVGESGCGKSTVARTVMQLLEPTGGEVYFDGHPLHELGKKEIRSLRKEMQIIFQDPKSSLNPRKTVAQIIGRGMAKHGIATGDDKRARIEELLERVGLSGSDADKYPHQFSGGQQQRIAIANALAVEPDLIVCDEPVSALDVSVQAQILNLLDDIQDEFGLSYLFISHNISVVQHLCDRVAVMYLGKIAEFGTVEEVFEPPYHPYTESLLSAVPHANPNRETERILLEGTVPSPIDPPTGCPFHTRCPKKIGEVCETDEPLPEPVTAESDHRIACHLSLEEMSHPVHGRSPAPSETDRS, encoded by the coding sequence ATGACCTCTAGACACACTATCGACAGCACTGACGGCTCTGGCGGCACCGACGATACAGTGACGGCAACTGGCGACGCCATCGCCAGCGACCCGCTCCTCGCCGTCGAGGACCTCCGCACGCAGTTCCGGACCGAGGACGGGGTCGTTACCGCAGTCGACGACGTCTCGTTCGACCTAGAGCGCGGGGAGGTGATGGGTATCGTCGGCGAGTCGGGGGCGGGAAAGAGCGTGACGGCGAAGTCGATCATGCGCCTGATCCGCTACCCGGGCGAAATCGTCTCCGGGTCGGTCACCTTCGACGGGACCGACCTCCTCACGCTCACCGAGAAGGAGATGCGGAGCGTCCGCGGGAACAGGATCACGCTGATCCCGCAGGATCCGATGACCTCGCTCAATCCCGTGCTCACCGTGGGCCAGCAGATCGTCGAGACGATCCGGCTCCACCAGGACGTCGGCGAGAGCGAGGCGCGCGAAATCGCCATCGAGGCGATGGAGGAAGTCGAGATTCCGGACCCGGCGTCGCGCATCGACGAGTACCCCCACGAGTTCTCCGGGGGGATGCGCCAGCGGGTGCTGATCGCCATCGGGCTGGCCTGCGAGCCGGACCTGATCATCGCCGACGAGCCGACGACGGCGCTCGACGTGACGACCCAGGCGAAGATCCTGGACCTGCTGAACGACCTCCGCGAGGAGCGCGGCGTCTCGATCCTGATGATTACCCACAACCTGGGCGTCGTCGCCCAGACCTGTGACCGCGTCGGCGTCATGTACGCCGGCAACCTCGTCGAGACGGGCCGCGTCGACGACGTCTTCGAGCAGCCGAGACACCCTTACACGCGCACGCTGATCGACGCGATTCCGGCGGTCGACTCGGACCGGAACCGCCTCTACGCGCTCGGTGGATCGATGCCCGACCTCAAGGCCTTGCCCGATGGCTGTAACTTCGCCGACCGGTGTCCACACGCCGTCGAGGCGTGCCGTTCCGGCCGTGACCCACCTCTCGAGCCGGTCGTTGGTGCCCCGCCGGGCGCCCAGGCGGCGTGCATTCGAACCGACGAACTCGACCTCTCGGAGCCCGCCGTCGAGGAGGGTGTCGAACGTCGACACCGCGAGACGCGCTCGGACGCGGAGCCGTTACTCGAGGTTCGCGACCTGCAGAAGCACTTCTCGGCGGGGGACGGATTCTTCGGGAATCTCTCGCTGGCCCGAACCGAGAGCGGCGGGCTGACGCTCGAGCGCCGGTACGTCGAGGCGGTCGACGGTGTGAGCTTCACGATCGACCGCTGCGAGACGGTCGGTCTGGTCGGCGAGAGCGGCTGTGGCAAGTCGACGGTCGCCAGGACCGTGATGCAGCTGCTCGAGCCCACCGGCGGCGAGGTCTACTTCGACGGTCACCCGTTGCACGAACTCGGGAAGAAGGAGATTCGGAGCCTCCGCAAGGAGATGCAGATCATCTTCCAGGACCCCAAGAGTTCGCTCAATCCGCGCAAGACGGTCGCCCAGATCATCGGCAGAGGGATGGCGAAACACGGCATCGCGACGGGGGACGACAAGCGCGCACGGATCGAGGAGCTGCTCGAGCGCGTCGGTCTCTCTGGGTCCGACGCCGACAAGTATCCCCACCAGTTCTCCGGCGGCCAGCAACAGCGGATCGCCATCGCGAACGCGCTCGCGGTCGAACCCGACCTCATCGTCTGTGACGAGCCCGTCTCCGCGCTGGACGTGAGCGTCCAGGCACAGATCCTCAACCTGCTCGACGACATCCAGGACGAGTTCGGCCTCTCGTACCTGTTCATCTCCCACAACATCAGCGTCGTCCAGCACCTCTGTGACCGCGTGGCGGTGATGTACCTCGGCAAAATCGCCGAGTTCGGCACCGTCGAGGAGGTGTTCGAGCCGCCGTATCACCCCTACACGGAGAGCCTGCTGTCGGCGGTCCCGCACGCGAATCCGAACCGGGAGACCGAGCGTATCCTGCTCGAGGGGACGGTCCCGAGCCCGATCGATCCGCCGACCGGCTGTCCGTTCCACACGCGCTGTCCGAAGAAGATCGGTGAGGTGTGCGAGACGGACGAGCCGCTTCCCGAGCCGGTCACCGCGGAGAGCGATCACCGGATCGCCTGTCACCTGTCGCTCGAGGAGATGAGCCACCCCGTGCACGGTCGGTCGCCCGCACCGTCGGAGACGGACCGATCGTGA
- a CDS encoding ABC transporter substrate-binding protein → MASHNSSPETADSSTGPSRRLFVKAAAAGVPIAFAGCLGGGGNGNGNGNGLGNGNGNQTGPDAEEDDPVEGGELLWGGSVPVQSLDPHFESAAASARVLENITQGLVRVNWDYELEPLLAENWESSDDNLELTFDIRQGVQFHDGTELTANDVLASFTRIEENEGLAADYMALVDSMEAPDDHTFVMQLSEPFAPMLSRMATSHMHVLTAEQAEQDSISEPIGTGPFQFESMELDSEFVMTTFDDYWDDELPYLDRVTKSEISDDDNRLNTFEAGEVDFINDVPPRHAESLESDSSVDFISRFPKSLVYLGVNCTEEPFDSQDARLALEYAIDKNEVMEAALYGQGQVATSPAAPGSEWEHPDLEPRPQDYELAQEHLDAAGYSDGFEATFQIPEQYNDQVTAAQVIESQAAEVGIDLNIQLITWSNWLSDVYTDRNFQATTSSYLALWFPDAGFHRPLHSEGAFFFTGWEDEEYDGLIDEARQLYEIEERAPLYHEAAEILQERRSGHILLYWMPTLMARQPNYKGEVMSPDGSTFRFENTWME, encoded by the coding sequence ATGGCAAGTCATAACAGTAGCCCGGAGACTGCCGATTCGTCGACGGGTCCGAGCCGTCGGCTCTTCGTGAAGGCGGCCGCCGCCGGGGTGCCGATCGCGTTCGCCGGGTGTCTCGGCGGCGGTGGCAATGGGAATGGAAACGGAAATGGCCTCGGCAACGGGAACGGCAACCAGACCGGACCCGACGCCGAGGAAGACGATCCGGTCGAGGGCGGGGAGCTTCTCTGGGGTGGCAGCGTTCCCGTCCAGAGCCTCGATCCGCACTTCGAGAGCGCAGCGGCGAGCGCACGCGTCCTCGAGAACATCACGCAGGGGCTGGTGCGAGTGAACTGGGACTACGAACTCGAGCCGCTGCTGGCCGAGAACTGGGAGAGTTCGGACGACAACCTCGAGTTGACGTTCGACATCCGCCAGGGGGTCCAGTTCCACGACGGCACCGAACTGACCGCCAACGACGTGCTCGCCTCTTTCACCCGAATCGAGGAGAACGAGGGACTGGCCGCGGATTACATGGCGCTGGTCGACTCGATGGAGGCGCCGGATGACCACACGTTCGTCATGCAACTCAGCGAACCGTTCGCGCCGATGCTCTCGCGGATGGCGACCTCGCACATGCACGTCCTTACCGCCGAGCAGGCCGAACAGGACTCGATTAGCGAACCAATCGGGACCGGCCCGTTTCAGTTCGAGAGCATGGAACTCGACTCCGAGTTCGTGATGACGACGTTCGACGACTACTGGGACGACGAACTCCCCTACCTCGACAGGGTCACCAAGTCCGAGATTTCGGACGACGACAACCGCCTCAATACGTTCGAAGCCGGCGAGGTCGACTTCATCAACGACGTCCCGCCGCGACACGCCGAATCCCTCGAGAGCGACTCGAGCGTCGACTTCATCAGCCGGTTCCCGAAGTCGCTCGTCTACCTGGGCGTCAACTGCACGGAGGAGCCGTTCGACAGCCAGGACGCTCGACTGGCCCTCGAGTACGCCATCGACAAGAACGAAGTCATGGAGGCGGCGCTGTACGGCCAGGGGCAGGTCGCGACCAGTCCCGCCGCGCCGGGAAGTGAGTGGGAGCACCCGGACCTGGAGCCGCGGCCGCAGGACTACGAACTCGCCCAGGAGCACCTCGACGCCGCCGGGTACTCGGACGGGTTCGAGGCGACGTTCCAGATTCCGGAGCAGTACAACGACCAGGTGACTGCCGCGCAGGTCATCGAATCCCAGGCGGCCGAGGTCGGGATCGACCTCAACATTCAGCTCATCACCTGGAGCAACTGGCTCAGCGACGTCTACACCGACCGGAACTTCCAGGCGACGACGAGTTCGTACCTGGCGTTGTGGTTCCCGGACGCCGGCTTCCACCGACCGCTCCACTCCGAGGGGGCGTTCTTCTTCACCGGCTGGGAGGACGAGGAGTACGACGGCCTCATCGACGAGGCGCGGCAACTCTACGAAATCGAGGAACGTGCGCCGCTGTACCACGAGGCCGCGGAGATCCTGCAAGAACGCCGGTCGGGCCACATCCTGCTGTACTGGATGCCGACACTGATGGCCCGTCAACCCAATTACAAGGGCGAGGTCATGTCGCCCGACGGCTCGACCTTCAGATTCGAAAACACCTGGATGGAGTAA